Part of the Stackebrandtia endophytica genome is shown below.
CGCGGTCGCGGTCGCGCTCCTCGGCCTGATACCGCAGGTCGGTGCCTTCGCCGGGGCGACGATCGGCATAGTCGCCGCCTTGTCAGTCGGCGTCACCATCGCCATACTCACCCTGGCGTTCTTCGTCGTCTATCAGCTGGTCGAGAACTACTGGTATGCGCCTAAAGTGTTCTCCAAGGCGACGACGTTGTCGCCTCTCATGGCGTTCATCGCGGCGCTGCTCGGCGGAGCGTCGTTCGGTTTGGTCGGGGCGGTCGCCGCGCTGCCCATCGCGGCGGCAGGCAAGGTCGTCGTCAGTCATCTCCTGGCCGAACGAGTGGCAAGCGGGACGATCGCCACCCACCGGGAGGGGATACAAGACGAACAAGCCCTCAGTCCCCCCACCAAGAAACCGGATTAGCCTGCGGGCGCTGATGGACGTCGCCCACACCTCCTGCTGGTTTTGGAGGTCGAACCCTCGGGTAGAAGCGCATGAGAATGTGTGTTTAGGGGGTCGGTGATGCTCGGGAAACGCAGCCTGGCCGGTTCGTCGATCGTCATCACGGGGGCGGGCACCGGGCTCGGTGCCGCCACGTCGTTGCGGCTGGCCGACGAAGGATGCCGACTACTGTTGGCGGGACGGAACGCGCAGAATCTGGCAGCGGTGGCCCGACAGTGCCGAGTGCGTGGGGGCGAGGCGGTCGTGGCTCCCGTTGACATCTCATCAACCGATGCGCAAGCTGAGCTCATCGCCAAAGCGGTGGCCTGCTTCGGCCGCATCGATGTTTGGATCTCGAATGCCGCCGTCGCCGCATACGGCCTGCTCACTCTGATACCGATGTCTGATCTGCGCCGGGTGTTGTCGGTGAACCTTCTCGCGCCGCTGGCGGATGTCCGCGCGGTCGTGCCGGCCATGCAGCAGTCCGGTGGCGGGGTGATCGTACTGGTCGGTTCCGTCCTGGCTGAAACCACGATTCCGTTCCAGGGTGCCTATACGATCGCCAAACATGCGCTGTTGGGGGCTGCGGGGACCGTGCGGCAAGAGCTACGTGCTTCCGGATGCCGTTCGGTGTCGATCAGTGTCGCGCTCCCCTCTTTTATCAACACCCCGCTCTTCGAGCACGCCGGTAACCGGACCGACCGTCAGCCCCGTCCGATGTGGCCGACCACGTCGGTGGCGCGTGCATCCAGGCAGCTGGTGAAACTGGTCAGGACGCGTCGACCTCGTGCATACCTGGGGTGGGGGAGCAGCACGATCGGTTGGGGGTCACGGCTGGCACCGGGTCTGACGGAGCGGCTGCTGGGAATCCTCGGTAGACATCAGTTCACACCCGGAGCACGAGTGACACCAGGCAGTGGAAACCTCTATGAGCCCACGCCCAACCCGTCTCAGATCGGTGGGGGCTGGATCCCCGACGACACCAGTGAGGAGATCGGCCATGGCCGTCGTTGAACGCACCATCTCGGCTCCGGTGGAAGAGGTCTTCGCAGTGCTGGCCGATGGTTGGTCGTATAGCAACTGGGTGGTGGGCACCGCCCATGTGGCCAAAGTCGACGCGGGCTGGCCTCAGGAGGGCAGCCGGATCTGGATTCGTACCGGCGTATGGCCCGTCGACGCTCCCGGCCATACGCGTTCGCTGACCTTCGAACCGCCACACCGGCTGGTTCTACGGCCGACACTGTGGCCGGCGGGTGAACTGACCGTGACGCTGACCCTGAGCACGGAATCCCCGGGGCGCACCCGGGTCAGGTTGGAGGAGGACATAGCACGGGGCCCGCTGCGGGGCTTGCGGAACAAACTCAACGATGTTCTGCTGCATGCCCGGAATGTGGCGAGCCTACGCAGATTGGCCGACATCGCCGAACGCCGACCTGCTCCTACCGAACGACCATACGAGGCCGAGCAGGGGTGAGTGCTGCGCAGTCGCTGTAACTTCAGGCTGTCGAGTAGGGCGATGAACTCGGTGCGGTCGATGGCGAGGCTGCCGAGCTGGGGTGCCTTGCTGTCGCGTACTTCGACCGGGGCGCTCGCGTGGTTGATGGTGCGGGTTTCGACACAGTTGCCGCCGCTGGGGTTGCTGCGACTGGACTTGCGCCATTTTCCAGGTGTCATCTGGGCTCACCTCCGTTGGAAGCCTGATACGCCCAACTTAGCCAGTCATGCTGCACACCAACAGATGCAGAAATGCCAAACCTTTCGGCCATGGCAGCGAAACAGCGGCCCACCTGCCCGGCGGACCGCTGCTGCGCAGTCGCTGTAACTTCAGGCTGTCCAGCAGAGCGGTGAACTCGGTGCGGTCGATGGCGAGGCTGCCGAGCTGGGGTGCCTTGCTGTCGCGTACTTCGACCGCGGCGCTCACGTGGTTGAAGGTGCGGGTCTCGACACAGTTGCCGCCTGTCGCGTTGCTGCGGCTTGCCTTGCGCCAATTACCGGGTGTCATCTCAGGTACTCCTCCAGTGGGCTTGCCTGCTTTTGGCACAGGCGGAACGTCTGCCTGTATCGAGACACTACGTCGCGGTCTTCCAGGTATCGACACCCATCCGCTGACTCGAGGAACACGAACGAGGCGGCTTCGTTTCCCGAATCAGGTTCGATGATTGTGAACGCACCAACCATCGCCGCATGCAGTCCAGTCAGTACCCGGATATCGACGGTGTCGAGGGCGGCTAGTTCACGCAATCGTGCGACCTGTCCGCTCTTGATTTCAGGCATTGAATCCAGGTAGAGCAACGCCGATTGCCCGAACACGAGCTCAACTCTGGGTGATCGATTGTCGAAGACTGCTTCCTGGCGTTGCCGACGAAGATCCTGGACTGCGGTGTCGACTTCTGTCGGATGCGGAATTTGCACGGCCTGTGTCGCACGTAGGTATTCCGGGGTTTGAACCAACCCGGGGAGGTAATCCAGCTCGAGTGATTGGATCACGTCGGCGACCGGCTCTGCCTCGTATAGCATCCGTACTTCGATTGGCAGATTTGCATGTTCGTAGACACCACGTCGTTTCGCCTGGGTCGCATAGGTAGTTAGCTTGGATAGCTCGACGGAACTAGCTCCGTAGAGTTCAGCTAGCGCACGAATCGTAGGGATCTTTGGAACGTTGATGCCCTGTTCCCATCGCCCCAAGGCTGTTCGGTCGTAACCGATGTGCTCCGCAACTTTATATACGTCAAGACCAGCGGCTTCACGTAGCCGTTTGAGCATGACACCAAGATACCGACGGCTGAGCGTTGGACGATTTGTCATTGTTCCACCACCCAAAGTGTGAAATAGCCCGTGTGGAATTCTCAGTGTAAAACACTCAGTGCGCGTTTGCTTCACAGCGTAACGACAGCAAACTACCGTGAGATGTGTGGCTCGAGATGTGGCCGCACAGGTGAAGCGGTCGGGCCCGATGAGAGCGGGCCCGACCTGGAACCATCCACGAGAGTTTGGAGAACATCATGGATGGCGCTATCAGCGTACGGGAAATCAAAGACGCTCACGAGCATCAACAGGCAGTTGCCGATACCGGCTGTGGTTCGGTGTTGGGGCGGGGTTCGTTTCTGGGGCACGGGTTCCGGATCACCCGGGGCGCCTCGCCGGAAGAGGCGCGGGTGGAGGTGTATTCGCGGGACCGTTGGTGGGTCATGGCCCGGGCCACCGGACTAACCGGTTCGACCGTCGTGTTTGTGTGGGATCGGGCGTGGCGGCGGGTGGGGCGGCCGTGGCGGGATGGCGTCGAAGCGGCGGTCGCTGAGATCCTTGCGGGGGTGCGGGATGCGGTGTGAGGGGATTGTTTACGGCACCGACCAACCACAACAGCTGCGGGGTAGGACGCTGCATATCACCAGCGGACCCACCTACGATTCCGTTCGCGCCTACGGGCTCTGGTTGCCCGGCCACCCGCTGCTGGTCACCGTCACCGGCCTCGCGATGGGGAACCCGGTCATCGCGTGGGAGTCACCGTGGCGAGAACACACCACCAGCACCTGGCGCGACACCGTCATCGAGTCGGCGATCCGGGTCAGGCGACACCACCGGCACGGAGCAGAACCTGGACAGCCCAACGGTTCCCGATCGGTTGTCGGCGATCCTCGATCGGCTGGGGTGGATGCACCGCAAGCCGGACACCACACCAAGCCACACCTGAACCCGAGGGCCCGCAACGGTTCGGGGGTGGCGGTATGACCCGTCCTGCCCGTCACTACGGGACGTTTCAACCCGAGGAAGCAGTGAAGCCACTGGAGTTGGTGTCACCGCGACCGGGGATCTTGGAGGTGCGGACCGTCTGGCGCAACCAGACCACCACGATGGTGACCATCACCGACCCGGACGTCCACATCGACATCCAATGGACCGACGGCTGGGCCGACAACCCCGCCTCCTGGCGATACGCCATCACTAATGCCGCGCTCCACCTCTACCGACAGGGAGAGGTACGAATATGCGAGGGGTGAAACCCACCGGTGCCGGCCACAACGGCACCGCAACGGGCACCACGAACCGGACACCACCGCCACCGACCATCCAATGCCGACACTGCTGCGGCGACGGACGCCAACTCGTCGAGATTCCCGTCGGCACCCGCCACGGACGACCCGTCCACCGACTCACGCCACGCAATTGTGTCCACTGTGATGGACGAGGACACGTGGCCCATTCGTCGGATCGGTGTGACGCTCGTGTGATCGCGCATCGGCCCAGCCCGGGAACCGGCTCGCGGCGCTCCGCGCCGCCCGACCGCTCCTGGAGTTAGGCGGCCCACGGGTCGGTCATCGTCGTCGCGACGGTGCCCGACCCGTGGGCCGCCCAACCGATCCCACCCCGGGCGCATCGCTGTGGACTCACGCCCGGTTCATCAGCCCCGACTCGTAGGCCACGATCACCAGTTGGGTGCGGTCTCGGGCGGACAGTTTCATCAACAGTCGACTGACGTGGGTCTTGACGGTGGCCAGGCTGACGGTCAGGAACTCCGCGATCTCGGTATTGGACAGTCCTTTGGCGATCAGCAACAGGATTTCGCGTTCCCGGGTGGTGACGTCGGCCAGTGCGCTCGCGTCGACACCCGGCGCGCTCGGCTGCCGGGTGAACTCCGAGATCAGGCGTCGCGTGACGCTGGGAGCCAGCAACCCCTCACCCGAGGCGATCACCCGGATCGCGTGCACCAGCTGCTCCGGCGGGGTGTCCTTCAGCAGGAACCCGCTGGCACCCGCGCGGAGGCTGGCCCATACGTACTCGTCGAGGTCGAACGTCGTCAGCATGAGGATCCTGGTCCCGGGTGCCGCCCGGCAGATGCGCCGGGTCGCCTCGATGCCGTCCATGCCCGGCATCCGGACGTCCATGAGGACCACGTCGGGCCGGTGACGCAACGTCAGATCGACTGCGGCCTGACCATTTTCGGCGTCGGCGACCACCGTCAGGTCGTCCTCGCAGTCGATGAGCAGGGTGAAACTGGCACGCAACAGTCGTTGGTCGTCGGCGATCAATACCGAGGTCATGCGATCGCCTCCGTCGGGAGCGGCAGCACGGCGTGCACGGTGAACCCGGTCGAGGTCGGTCCGGCGTGGAATTCGCCGTCGAAGGCGGCGACCCGCTCCGACATCCCGGTGATGCCATGTCCGGTGGACGGCATCCACTGTGGTGGCCTGGGGCGTCGGCCGTCGGCGGGACCGTCGTCGGCCACGGTGATCTCGAAGGCGTCGGGGCGTCGGCTCAGGACGACCCGGCAGTTGGTCGGCGAGGCATGCTTCATGACGTTGGTGACCGCTTCCTGGATGATCCGGTACGCCGCGAGTTCGATCCCGGCGGGGAGGTCGACGTCGGGCACGGCCGTCATCGTGACGGTCACTCCGGCGTGCGCGGCCCGGTCCACCAGTGGCGCCAGGTCGGTGAGCCCTCCCACCGGTTCCAGCGGCGAATCGGATCGCAGTGCGCCCAGTATGTACCGCATCTCGGTCAACGAGCCCTTCGCGGCCGACACGATGTCGGTGAGCGCCTCGGCTGCGGCTTCGGGCCGCTTCGAACCGACGTGGCTCGCCACCTGGGCTCGCACCGCGATGAGGCTCATCGTGTGCGCCACCACGTCGTGCAGTTCGCGCGCGATGCGCAGCCGCTCCTCCACGACCTCCTGCGCGGCGAGGCGACGCGCCGCCTCGGCCGTGGCCTCGCGGCGCCCTCGAACGGCCTGGCCCAGCGTCCACGCCACTCCCAAGGCGGCCGGGCCGACGAGCACGACCGACACCAGTTGCGCCGAGATGTCGGAGGGAGCCCCCATCGAGGTGAGACACAGCACGGCGACGGTGGTGACGATCGCGACCGGAATGGTGAAGGCATGACGGGGCGAGGGCCGACTGATCGCGACCACGTACAGCGCCATACCGGCGGCGATGAACCAGTCGTTGTGACCGTTGAGCAGGATCGAGGCGAGCGTCGCCGAACAGATCACCGCGAACACCGTCACGGGCCACAACCGGCGAACCGCGATCGGCACCGTCATCGCGGCGGCCATGACTATCAATAGCCACAGTGGTGCGTCGGGGAACAGCTGCGCGTCCGGGGCCGGAATGAGCCCCGGGTGATCGGCCGGTGTGCTGGTCGACCCCAGGACGATCGCGGCGATCGTCGCCAGGCCCAGCGCGGCGATGACGTCCAGCAGGATGAGCTGCGGTCGGGTCAGTTGGGTGGGTAGCGGTGGTGGTGCCGAGGTCACCTACCGACGGTAACCGCTGGTCGTGGCGGTGACCTCGGCCGTCGGGATGTCATACCCGAGGATGACGGATCACCCGATCGACCGCTGGGCTCGGTCGCGGGAGGGAGCCGTGAGTTCAGTCCTGACTCCGATGCCTACGACGTCGATTCGGGCGAGGCTGGCAGACGTGATCGAGATTGAAGACCTCACCAAGCGATATCGCGGCAAGACCGTGGTGGATCGGCTGTCCTTCGACGTCAAACCCGGCGCCGTGACCGGCTTCCTCGGCCCCAACGGCGCCGGGAAGACCTCCACGCTGCGCATGCTGCTGGGATTGGCCCGGCCCGATGGTGGCACCGCCCTCATCGGCGGCCGACGATACGCCGACCTCGACCGTCCGCTGTGCCATGTCGGGGCGTTGATCGACGCCGGGTCCATGCATTCGGGGCGAAGCGCTCGGGCTCATCTCACCGCGTTGGCTGCCGCCAACGGCATCTCACGCGACCGGGTCGGTCAGGTGCTGGACATCGTGGGCATGGAGTCGCAGGCGGGTGCCCGGGTCGGCAAATTCTCGCTGGGGATGCGGCAACGAATCGGCATCGCGGCGGCCCTGTTGGGCGACCCGTCGGTTCTGATCCTCGACGAACCGATCAACGGCCTCGACCCCGACGGGGTGCGGTGGATTCGAGAACTGTTGCGCGGGTTGGCATCCGAAGGACGGACCGTCCTGCTGTCCAGTCACCTGATGAGCGAGATGGAACTGACCGCCGACCGGCTGGTCATCATCGGTCGGGGCGCGATGATCGCCGACACCTCGGTCGCGGAACTGGCCGCCGAGTACTCGCAGGGCGTATCGGTGCGGACTCCGCAGGCGGGCGAATTCACCGAGGCATTGAGCCGCATCGGTGCTCAGGTGCGGGCCACATCCGACGGGGCGCTCATCGTCACCGGGCCGACCGCGCCGCAGATCGCCGAACTGGCTGCCGGAGCCGGCATCGTCCTGCACGAGGTGAGCTCTCAAAAATCCACACTGGAGGACGCATACATGCGACTGACCGCCGACGCCTCGGAGTTTCGCGGGGGTGTCACCCGATGAGTGCGACCTTCTCGGTGATCCGGGGTGAATGGATCAAACTGGTCAGTCTGCGCTCCACCTGGGTCTGCCTGGGACTGACGGTGGCGCTGTCGGTGGGACTGGGTTACCTCATCGGCATCGCCTACGGCGGCTATGTGGCCGACGGGATGGTGGAGGGCTTCGATCCGCTGTTCGCCTCGTCGATGACCCTCACGTTCGGGCTGTTGGCGTTGGTCGCGTTCGCGATCCTGGCGATGGCGGGGGAGTACAACGCCCGCACCATCCAGACCACGTTGTTGACGGTTCCGCAGCGCGGCCGGCTCTACCTGGCCAAGACCGTCGCGGCGGTCGGCTTCATCGTGATGACCGCCGTCATCGCCACCGTCGGGACGTTCGTCGTCGCGCAGTACGGGCTGGGCGAGACAGGCGTCGGGTTGGACGCGCCCGGTGCGGTGCGCACCGTCGTCGGGTCGATCATCTACCTCACGTTGATGGCCCTGTTCGCCTTCGGGATCGGCGCGATGCTGCGCAGTTCCGCCGTGGCGTTGGCGATCCTCATGCCGATTCTGTTCCTCAGTTCGCAAGGGCTGGGCAACCTCCCGGCGATCCAGGATTACGCCCAATACCTGCCCGACCAGGGCGGACAGGTCATCATGCACATCGTTCCCGAGGACGACCCGCGGTTCGCCAAGTCGTACGGCGCATGGACCGGATTGGGAATCACGGGCCTGTGGGCCCTGGCAGCCTGGATCGGCGGCTGGTTCGTCACCCGCCGTACCGAAGCCTGAACCCCATCGGGTGTCCGGGGGAACGACCCGGACACCCGATGGTGACGAATCGACCACGATATGTGGACATTCGATAACGGTTCGGTGTTCCATAGAGTGCGACCGGTTAACGAATTCGGTCTCGTCGGTGAATGTTGCCGATTATGTCCTCCGAGGTCTTTGCCTTCTGAAACGTTTCAGCTATCTTGAGTCTCGCCAGACAACCCCTCAAGGAAGCGGATGCGATGTCACGGCGTTCAATGGCGCGGCGCTCACTGACCCTCTCGGCGGTCGCCGCTCTGGTCGTCGGTGGGACGACCCTGTTCATGCAGACCAGTGCGGCGGCCGATTCGGCCGTCGACTGCACCGGCCTGGTCCACATCTCCCACCGGGGAGCCGCCGGCCTGGCCCCCGAGAACACCAAGGCCTCCATGGCACTGGCCGACGGTGCCACCCAATTCGAGGTCGACGTTCAGTTGACCTCCGACGGTCACCCCGTCCTCATGCACGACACCAACCTGGCCCGGACCACCGACGTCGCGTCGGTCTTCCCCGGCCGCGAAGCCGACCTGATCAACACCTTCACCCTGGCCGAACTGCAACAGCTCGACGCCGGAAGCTGGTTCGACTCCCGCTGGAGCGGCGAAGAGGTCCCGGTGCTCAACGACGCACTGGACTACGCCTCACCGACCGGCTCCGGCATCGTCGTCGAACTGAAGGACCCCGCCCTCAACCCGGGACTGATCGAAGCCATCGACGAGGTCATGGCCACCGACTCCCGCTGGGACGACCTGATCGCGGCCGGCAAGGTCACCTTCAGCTCCTTCGACGCCGACGAACTCAAGACCGCGCAACAGCTGCGACCCGACGTCCCGGTCCTGTGGGTCAGCTCCCTGGTCCCCGATGACACCGTCCTAGCCGACGCCGCGACCTGGGCCGACGGCTTCGGAACCCACTACCGCACCCTCGAAACCGGTGACATCGACCGGATCGAGGGTCTGGGCTTGACCTCCATGCTCTACACCATGAACAGCGTCGAGGCACTGCGCTTCGCCGTCACCGAAGGCGCCGACGCGGTCATCACCGACTTCCCCAACGTCCTGGACGCCACCTGCACGGGCACCGATCCCTTCCCGGCGGCCAACGGCATCGAGATCTCCTCGGTCCTGGCCGACCCGCCCGGTAGTGACATCCAGCCCGAGAACGGCGAGTACCTCGTTCTGACCAACACCACCGACGCCACCGTCGACGTCAGCGGCTACTACGTCAACGACGCCGTCATCAACAAGCTGCGCGTCGGCGACGGCTACTCCATCCCGCCGGGCGGTGAACTGCGTGTCTACACCGGACCCGGAACGAACACCGACACCCGCTACTACAACGGCGGAACCAGCAACGTCCTGAACAACAACGGTGACAGCCTCGCGCTGCACGACGCGAACCACACCCTGCTGGACATCTACGCCTACTGATCCGGCACCGCGCCCGGTGCCGACCGGCGGCCTCTCGTCGGCGGCACCGGTGTATCCACCCCTCCACCATCCGGGTCCCCACGACCCGTCACTCCACGAAGGAAACCCCGCGATGAAACTCATGCGCCGCATGTCCGTGGCGATAGCCGCCGGGCTCACCCTGGCGCTGTCGGCGTGCAGCTTCGGCGGCTCCGACAACATTGTGATCTCCTACAACAGCCCCGAGCAGTGGGCGAACTGGGGAGAGGTACTCAAGGCCTTCACCGCCGAGACCGGCATCCAGGCTCCCAGCGACGACAAGAACTCCGGCAAGGTCATGGCCGCGCTGGAGTCGGAGAAGAACTCGCCCGCCGGCGACACCGCCTACTACGGCATCACCTTCGGTATGGAGGCCCAGGAGGCCGGGCTGGTCGCGCCGTACGAGAACGGCAAACTGGCCGACATCCCCGACAGCCTCAAAGCCGACGACGGCAGCTGGTTCGCGGTACACCAGGGCGCGGTCGCCTTCCTCGTCAACACCGAGGCCATCGGTGACCTGGAAGTTCCACAGTGCTGGGAGGACCTGACCAAGCCCGAATACGCCGGACTGGTCAGCTGGCTCGACCCGGCCACCGCCGCCGTCGGACAGTCGGTCATGACCGCCGCCAACCTCGCGCTGGGCGGCGACTTCAACAACTGGCAGCCGGTCATCGACTGGGTCAACAAGCTCAAGGCCAACGGCCCGTTGCAGCTTCCCACCGAGACCGCGACCAACCAGTTGGCGCAGGGCGAACTGCCGATCCTGATCGACGCCGACTTCAACGGCTACCAGACCGCCAAGGCCCAGGACGCCCCGATCGAAGTGGTCCTGCCCTGCGAGGGCTCGCTGACGATGCCGTACGTCATGAGCCTGGTCAAGAACGCGCCGCACCAGGAGAACGCCGAGCAGTTCCTCGACTTCGTCCTCAGCGACGAAGCCCAGAAGCTGTTCGCCGAGTCCTTCATCCGTCCGATCCGCGACGTCGAGGTCTCCGAGGAGGTCCGCAACACCATGCTGCCGCAGGAGCAGTATGAGGAGCTGGTCGCCATCCCCGACTTCGCCGAGATGAACGCCGCCATTCCGGCCTTCCTGGACCTGTGGAAAGCCGAGGTCGCCGGCTGATGTCGGCCACCGCTTCGGCGAACCGTTCGGCACCGCGCAAGCGTCGCGGTGCCGAACGGCCCGTCTCCCTTCTACTCGGCCTGCCGCTGGCGATCGTGGTGGGATGCCTCCTGCTGTGGCCGTTGGCGGTGCTCGCCTTCAACTCGGTGGTCAGCCAGACCGACGGTGTCACCTTCGACAACTACGTCACGGTCCTGACCAGCGACCGCTATCTCAACTCGTTCCTGATCACCAGCGTTCTGGCGGTCGGTTCGACCCTGCTGGCGCTGCTGTTGTGCGTGCCAGCCGCGCTCTACATCGAACGGACGAAGTCGCGGGCCAGCCGCGGGATCGCGGTCGCGTTGACGATTCCGCTGTCGCTGCCGGGCATCGTCATCGGGTTCTTTGTGATCCTGTTGTTCGGCAACGTCGGACTGGTTCCGGTGGCGAGCAACGCGATGTTCGGCGAACCGGTCGGCGCAATGGCCTACACGTTCACCGGGCTGCTGCTGGGCTACCTCTACTTCAACATCCCCCGGGTCATCCTGGTGGTGCGCGGGGCCGTCGCCCAGATTCCCCATGACACATTGGATGCCGCGCGGACCCTGGGTGCCACCCCGTGGCACGTCTACCAGCGCGTGGTGATTCCGGCGCTGCGTCCGGCCATCGCCAGCGCCTCGGCGCTGAGCCTGGCGACGGCCTTCGGCGCGTACGGAACCGCGGTGACGTTGTCGCGCGGATACCGCGTGGTGCCGTTGGACATCGCCGACGCGTTCACCGAGAGCTTCCAGCCGCAACTGGCGGCCACGCTGAGCGTCGTGTTGGCGCTGGTGACCACGCTGATCCTGGTGATCGTGAGCCGACTCGGTGAGAAAGGTGGAAAGTTGTCATGACCTCGACAACCCCGACGCCGACGAAGGCCCGCGCCTCGATCAAGCCGAGCAAGCCGAAGGACCCGATCATCGCGACCGGGCGGGTCTTCGCCTGGATCGCGGTCCTGGTGTGCCTGGTCCCCATCCTGTTGATCGTCGTGGTGGCGACCACCCGGCAATGGCGAACCGGCATCTACAGTGGTGGGTTCACTCTGGACTGGATCATCCAGGGCTTCGACATGGTGGCGATCAACTTCGCCTACAGTTTCCAGATCGCGGTCATCGTGCTGCTGCTGAACCTGGCCATTGGCTTCCCCGCCGCCTGGTTGTTCGCGCGCAGGCAGTTCCCCGGCCGCCGCATCGCCATGGCCATCACCCAGACGCCGCTGGCGATTCCGGGTATCGCGCTGGCGATCGGTCTGATCATGGCCTACGGAACCGGCGACCTGAAGCGCTACGGCATTCTGCTGGTCTTCGGTCACCTGCTCTACACGCTGCCGTTCTTCATCGCCACGATGGTGCCGGTGCTGGGCGGCCGTCGACTTCAGGAGCTGGAGCAGGTCGCGTTGACCCTGGGCGCCGGTGGCGTTCGGCGGTTCTTGACGGTGACCGTCCCCCACGTCAAGACCGCCCTGTTGGGTGCGCTGATCCTGGTGGTGACGCTGTCGTTGGGTGAGTTCAACGTGTCGTTCTTCGTCTTCTCTCCGACGGATCCGCCACTGCCCATGGAGTTGCACTCCAGTCACAAGCAAGATGGAATCGAGATTGCCTCCGCGGTGACCGTGTGGTTCCTGGCGTTCGTGGTTCCGGCCGCGATCATCCTGGAACGCCTGGGCGGAGCGAAAGTGAGCGC
Proteins encoded:
- a CDS encoding extracellular solute-binding protein — encoded protein: MKLMRRMSVAIAAGLTLALSACSFGGSDNIVISYNSPEQWANWGEVLKAFTAETGIQAPSDDKNSGKVMAALESEKNSPAGDTAYYGITFGMEAQEAGLVAPYENGKLADIPDSLKADDGSWFAVHQGAVAFLVNTEAIGDLEVPQCWEDLTKPEYAGLVSWLDPATAAVGQSVMTAANLALGGDFNNWQPVIDWVNKLKANGPLQLPTETATNQLAQGELPILIDADFNGYQTAKAQDAPIEVVLPCEGSLTMPYVMSLVKNAPHQENAEQFLDFVLSDEAQKLFAESFIRPIRDVEVSEEVRNTMLPQEQYEELVAIPDFAEMNAAIPAFLDLWKAEVAG
- a CDS encoding ABC transporter permease, producing the protein MTSTTPTPTKARASIKPSKPKDPIIATGRVFAWIAVLVCLVPILLIVVVATTRQWRTGIYSGGFTLDWIIQGFDMVAINFAYSFQIAVIVLLLNLAIGFPAAWLFARRQFPGRRIAMAITQTPLAIPGIALAIGLIMAYGTGDLKRYGILLVFGHLLYTLPFFIATMVPVLGGRRLQELEQVALTLGAGGVRRFLTVTVPHVKTALLGALILVVTLSLGEFNVSFFVFSPTDPPLPMELHSSHKQDGIEIASAVTVWFLAFVVPAAIILERLGGAKVSASS
- a CDS encoding ABC transporter permease; protein product: MSATASANRSAPRKRRGAERPVSLLLGLPLAIVVGCLLLWPLAVLAFNSVVSQTDGVTFDNYVTVLTSDRYLNSFLITSVLAVGSTLLALLLCVPAALYIERTKSRASRGIAVALTIPLSLPGIVIGFFVILLFGNVGLVPVASNAMFGEPVGAMAYTFTGLLLGYLYFNIPRVILVVRGAVAQIPHDTLDAARTLGATPWHVYQRVVIPALRPAIASASALSLATAFGAYGTAVTLSRGYRVVPLDIADAFTESFQPQLAATLSVVLALVTTLILVIVSRLGEKGGKLS